The window TACCACCGGCTGGGTCAGGGATACGCTGCTGGCGCCCGAGGTGGCCGAGTTTATCAATGACCCCCAGAACAACCTGCTGGTATGGGGTGGCAACGTCCGGGATTCCGAGGCGTACCAGGTGTCCAACTCGCTGCGGTGCACCAAATTCCCTTTTGCGGCGGTTATCGTGCACACGCCCAATGTGTCCTCGACCGCCATGTCGGTGATAGGCAGAATCGCAGGCACCACCTCCCCGTCCGAGATGGTGACCCGACTGCGGACCAGTATAGCGTCCAACCAGGAGCCGCTGGAGCGGATCCGGTCTACGCGTGCCGAGCAGCAGGCCTCCCGCAGCCTGCGTGAAGAGCAGGACTCCGCTTACGAGCGGTCGTTGGCCATTGACCGAGAGCGAGCGCGGCAACGCCGCGAGGCAGAGGCGACGCGGCAACGCGAAGAACAGGAAGCGGCAGACCGGCAGGCCGCAGAGGAGAAGCGTCAGCGCGATCTCGCACAATGGAAAGCCTGGCGCACACAGTCTCTTCAGCCCGAGCCCGGGGCGGACGTCAAAGATGCCGTGCGGATTAGTGTCCGACTTCCATCGGGAGAGCGAATCATGCGCAAGTTCGCACCAGACGCAGATATTGAAGAATTATACGCTGTCGTGGAGTGTTACGAGGTACTCCAGGACGAGGCACGGCCAACAGATGTGTCTCACCCAGAAGGGTTTGAGCACCAGTATAGTTTCCGCTTGGTCTCTCCCATGCCAAGAGCGGTGTTTGCGGTCGATGATGGGGGTACGGTCCGTGATAAGATTGGGAGGGGTGGTAATCTCCTGGTTGAGCCGattgtggatgaagaagatgaagacgaaaaggaagaggcggacgcggagacggagacggcATGATGCTGTGCTCtgccttctcctcttccgtgTATTACTTGTTTAGTACTTTGCGTTCAGCATTCTGCCCATGAGATGAATACCACGTACTTGATGACACTCGTCTAGTTCTTCAAGTAGTTCAAGCCTCGTCGTGTTTGCCTTGCATATTCTTTTCTATCGTATCAGAACAACTATAGCAGACAAAGAGATTTCACCTCTACTGCAAATTCCCGAACAGCACCCAAAAACCGATCAACATCCTCTTCTCTATGAGCCAGATTCAGCGACACGAACCCACGCCGACCAACCATGATCCCGCGATCCAACATGTAGAAATAGAAACAGTCCCGTAACGTCTCACTATCCCCACCCCTCGCAAAATGAATACCAACCGCGCTCCCCATCCCCGAAAACTCGAGCCCCACCCATTCATGGTCCCTTGCAATCTCATTCCCCCCTCGACGCAACCCGTCACCCAGCGCATTCAACCCCGAAAGCGACTCCCTCGTCACGAGCTTCGAAGCCGCCAGCGCAGCACTCATAGTGAAAACATTATTGTTAAACGTGCCTGAGTGGGCGAGCACACGACCGGTCCCGGTTGTGCCGACAGCAGGATCAAATTGGGACATGATATCGGCCCGTCCGCCGAATGCACCGAATGAGAATCCCCCGCCGATGTACTTCCCCAGCGTTGTCATATCCGGACGTACCCCAAAGTGGCCTTGCAGGCCGTTGTAGTGTAGTCG of the Penicillium psychrofluorescens genome assembly, chromosome: 1 genome contains:
- a CDS encoding uncharacterized protein (ID:PFLUO_000974-T1.cds;~source:funannotate) — its product is MSDLDIGQLSDSERSALETYTTLTGHEPAEAIPLLRRSQWNVQIAVSKFFDGEGPDPVEEARSAMNDPPPPPRPARRTQNLMSDDLTATLSSPVTRSADLAPRVDTQPEDQPVYRPPFILALLFTPFSLVYRLLASSFRLFGTLFPFLPRLFTVTVNPALQGARRNTTGRRALGPKDTAARFIREFEEDYGSHAIPFLENGYNMALEKAQRDLKFLLVILMSPEHDDTTGWVRDTLLAPEVAEFINDPQNNLLVWGGNVRDSEAYQVSNSLRCTKFPFAAVIVHTPNVSSTAMSVIGRIAGTTSPSEMVTRLRTSIASNQEPLERIRSTRAEQQASRSLREEQDSAYERSLAIDRERARQRREAEATRQREEQEAADRQAAEEKRQRDLAQWKAWRTQSLQPEPGADVKDAVRISVRLPSGERIMRKFAPDADIEELYAVVECYEVLQDEARPTDVSHPEGFEHQYSFRLVSPMPRAVFAVDDGGTVRDKIGRGGNLLVEPIVDEEDEDEKEEADAETETA